TTCAACaatctaaaatattttcatcGTGCCTCCTCCTACCTTcaagaattttgttgaatggACTGAAACAGATATCATGGGCAAGAAAATTCATTTTATCACATGTTTGAATACAAGAGAAGCAACAAACATCACAATTTCGCACTAAAACTTGATTCTTGTGTACCTTGATCGGGCGGCTAAGTGTGCCTCATCGATTGGCAATTCTACATGGTCAGGTTGCTTGCTTTTATTGATACAGCCTTTGCTCAGGTCTATTATTTACTCTTGAATGACTTTCAGCGTAACACTCAATATATGCAATTGATGGCATCTTTGAATTTAGTCTTATGTGCCTACCAATTACCCACTGTTGCTCGTTTTGATTTTGTTGAATTCTAATTGATTGACCAATGTAATTTCCCATAACTAAATAATATGAGGCCAAAATGTGTGAAGGCCTTCGGATTTACggtatatattatttatctctTTGAATTTGTACTAGCTTATGGATAAAATTAAAGCTTATTTATTAAACGAATGACAATTGGGCTAGAACTTTATATGAATTGAACTCTTGAATTATATTAGTCTATTCCTGAATTGCTAATATGCATCAAAGAATTAATGAAGCTCTTGATTTATTATTCTGTCGTTACCGGTTTGGACAGTATTGAGCTATGACGCAAtagaaattattataataaattgcaATGTTGGGAGGATTGACGCTTGTCTGTAGCGTTGTGAAATTAGTGTAAAGTTGTCCCTTCATTATTTGAAAACTCAGACATTTTTTGGAGCCATTCTAAAATGATGTTACATTCTGATACCTTAACCATAATTTTATTAGTTGGAACTTGGAAATGATTGAAACTATGTCGCAATATATTGATATGTGGTATTAAAATTATCCTATGCTTATTTTTAGATCTGAAATTATGTTGAGGCAGTGTTATATTAACATTTTGATAGAAATCAGGTAGCAGTTGATAACCATGTATCAGTATTTTATGTTACTAGGTACGTTCATTTTCAAATCaagtacaataatttattttacggtAAGTATTATCACTAAGAAATGTATTGTGCTAGTAATTGACCAGATGTGATTAGAAAGATTGCATGATCGGTAAATAACTAAATACATgagttttgtatccgagtggcATGTATATAGCAGTAATTATGAGACCAAAGATATAGGAATGGATGATATGATTGTTGATTTGGTAGAAACAGTGGGTTGTTATCTTGCGAGAATCAATGGAGTATAATTAGCCAGTGAATGATATAACTGACTTGATATGATGATGATGTCATGCGGTTCATTTTGGTCAGGCGGTGGATGATGTATCTAGTTGATTGTTATATTTGTCAGGAACTGGGTGATGCATTTGGTGCTAcatgatgattttgtgattctAACCAGGGGACCATATATTGGGGTATGAGTTGTTAACGTGGATGTGTTTTTAGTCGCATATATTGATTGTGATTATGATGGTTTGTGATAAACAGAGGCATGAGATTATTATTGTTGGTTTCACGGCACAGATAATTGGCTTACGGTCCTTCGTGTGATGTTATAGCTAAATAATGATTGAAGTTACTTTAATCTCTTATATGAGTTGATAATTGGCTTACAATCCATGTGATGTGTTAGTTAAATAATGATTGATATTACTCTAATGTCATGATATGAGTTGATAATGGGCTCCATGTTGTGTTAGCTGAATAACGATCTAAATTACTCTAATGTCAGGATATGAGGTGATAATTGGCTTACGGTCTTTTTTGTGATGTGTTAGctaaataattattgaagatgaTATCAGGATATGAGTTCATAATTGGCGTACGGTTCTTCGTGTGATATTTACAATTGTTTAGTTCATGTATAGAATTGGTTAGTTGTGTGGTTAGTGCGAGATCGAAGGAGTACTGCATTAGGTGGTATCGGAGCAGTGGTTAGATGTCTGGGATGATTAAGATCTTCGGTTTAGGTGTTGGAGGTCAATATTAATTGTGCATATCTATACAGTTATATGGTCTTCTCATGAGAAACATGTTTATTGAATTCTTTACTTGTGTTTTGTGTGTTCAATGTGGTGACTTGATACAATAAATGTCTGTATTATCATTGACCGTTGAAATTGCAAGATGATAGTTAAAAACACGAAGAGATGGTAAACTGTCTCTTGCTACTTGTGTATGTGACTAGCATGATATTCTATTTTGGGTTGTGTGAGTTTAGTCTTGTCCATTGTGTCTAGATAATGTGGCCAGTTAAGATGATGTTATTTCTGCTATTAAAGGTAATTGTATGCTACTGAGGTGTATGAGAAATTCTTGTACTATATGGGTGGTGGTACTTGATAATGACTGAAACATATCGAATTATTTTCTCATCATATGGATACTAACTTTCTGGAGATATCGGATATTCTAAGGTTGCCAATATGTGCTTATGCTTATTTTACATATGAGGTTCTGACCCaatgaattatataaattaGGTGGTGTTGAATATAGATAATGATGTGGATTCCTGAAATCATGATGTCAATTCCCACGTGTTGTAGTAATGGCCGAGATGATATGCTCAGGTGTTAAGGTGTGGTTTCATCATACGGAAACTCCATAGGTAGTAAGTAACATAATTGCGAGAGTTTATATTGTATAacattttttcatatatatgaAGATTTATGATAACTAAATTGTACCATATGATTTGTATAATGGTGTTTGGTGAAATGATATGTAATCTTCTAAAAATTCCCGATCATGATGATGATAGCATGGTTATTTGGTTATTGACTTTTGAAAGAACATGTTTATCTGCTACAAGGTCAGAAATATTGATTTTATGGAGGGATCTTATGGAATGATGATGATAGTATGTTGATCTTGATTTTTATTGAGTTATTAATTGATCTATTGATAACTAAAGTtaactttattttgttttagcGTAGCTAGTAACGTGAGTTTGATCTGTTTGCTTTAGTGACATCTTTGTGAAATGATATAGTGAGTGATGACTGTTATTTATTATGTTAGTCGAATTTGTTGAGAAATTTGAGTGAAaacttttaacaaaattttggctTCAGTTCTTTTTTGTTCCTTTAATCTCTAGAAACATTATTTTGTGGTTCGTGGTGCATGTTGGATGCTTTTTTCCTAACCGCAATTCGTGTTGGTTTTATGTTTTCGAATATTAAGGGTTTGAAAGCTTGAGTTCCTTTCAACTTCTGCTATTGATTTTTGGTGTGATACATTGAATTCGAGTggaataatgttttttttttatgattattgGTTCAAGTGTTCACTTTTTGGTGGTTTGATTCATATGGGTTTCTATTGATTaggatgatttgaaatttgggaTTGGGATGATGAGAAGTATGAAATAATAAATGGATGGTGGCATTGATTTTATCCAGTGGCTTGAAGAGAAGATTCTGGGATGTTTTCTGATCTTGATCGTGTTTGTGCTGTTCAAGTTATTGGCATCAGTTTGGCGAGTTGAATGTCTTTAGTCAAGGAGTACCGATGTTTTCGTATTTCTTATTCACTTGTATTGAATTTGAAAGACTGCAATAATCTCAAATAGGGCTTTGTAAGCAGATTTATCTGAGAATGTTCCCTGAGACATCAAACATCATCACGTTTTCTAAATAACAGGCCGGCTTGTGTTTCGACTTGCGATAACTAAGGCATGTGATTCTTCCGAATGGCCGGGCTTGTCTTGAGAGGGAACATGGAGCATATGCATCCTTGAGTCGATATCTTGGAAAATATGATATCAGATGCTCTCTGTGTATCCAGCacaaataattttcctgaagaAAGAATAGTTTTACTGGGATTTGGATGAGAGGGGTTTGTATTGGTCAAGCAGATGTGCACTTGTCACttttatgatcatttttttccattttaattTCACTTTTATATATCTCtgtaaatcatttttattttctatttgacAAAATATTCGAGCAACTAAGCGAGAAACATAGGATTGAGAGTCTTGTGTAtattattttctcattttttctGACAGATGTAATGTGATGTCGTATTTggattgaaattttgaatttgagaaaattattcgagaaattaattaaatccaGCACAAATAATTACGTTGTATTTTGGTTTTTAAAGTTTGATCACTTCTTGGAAAACAATGGAATCCAATAGATTATGTTTTCTTTCCATTTCAGGAAATATTTATCTAATTTCCTTCATTAGTTTCATCAAATTTCAGGTTTAGAGAATTTAATGAATAGATAGATTAGGaactaatttaacatttatcTCTTGTCCGATTCTGTGACTGCTCACTCCACCGTCGAATCCAAGCttgttatatataaaaattataatcgaCAAATGGGATCCAGATGTTTCGATTTTGACTCGAGGATGAATATAGTTTTCCTATAATTATAGGGGGGGAAAACCCATTACGGGTGGTGGGAAAAGGTTCGCATTGatcatcaataaatatatataattgctGTTGTGTTCCCTTCAGATACATCGGCATTGGAAAGTACATCAATTTCGTTCTAGGCGTTATATATCCCCATCAATTGCATGTAATGTACAGGGATTTCAGGTTGGCATTTGATTTTTGGGGAGAATGGAGCTTATTTTTGCAGGTAAGtttgtcttctttttttttttgcgtggGCTGTGTACTTTGTTGCCATTCACCAGTTTTTTAAATGGAATGATGTGGATTTCGGGTCATGTTTTCTCGTGTGATTTTAACAAAATCTTGGTTGTTTTCTGAGCGAGTGATTGTTGATGGCATTTGTAATTTGCCGCGATTTTGTTTTtctgttgttgttgttgttgttgcttTGCAGGTTTTGGTCGAAATGGAGGAGTTATGGGGGATAATGGCCTACCGATTTTACTGATTGATTACTTTGTGTACGATGTCTGTATGTGAAAGCAATTAATTGGTGGTGATTCAGAGGAATAATAATCTGGTTCTGTCTTAAATTCTGATTTGTGTAGTTTTCAATAGAATTCCATGACAGAAGTGGCTAGACCCGCCTATCCGAGGAGCTTTTTGTCTATTATTGGTTTAGTGGGAGGTCTTTCTGTGTTCTTGGTTCTTGCCTCCACCGTCTTGGTCCAACAACCGATTGGGTCAACAGTTCGTGGATATTTCTACTTTGTTGATAGATCCATAGATGTTCATTCGGATTCCACTGGTGGTTCAGTTTCTAATTCCAATTACAGCGATGGTTCTCCAGAAGAAGATACAGATTGGTCGAGTTCATCAGTTTTGACTGGCCACGGAAATGGAGGTGTTTCTCTTTTCGGGTATAGTAATCCTGTAGGAAAAGTAGGAGATGATGAGGGCAGATCTGTGCCTGAAAAATTGACTCCCGGATCTCTGGCTAAGAATAACTTGTCAAGTTCAATACAGGTAGAATCTAAGAATTCGAAGAACATGCATCCATATTCTGAGGTTAGACAAGAAGAGGATGGAATTACAAATCCACCTTCTTCAGGTACTGCTGCCAAAAACCAGTCGTTTATATAATTGTTTTGTCCCCCCTCTGTGATATTTATCGTCACTTCTCATCTGTAAGCACTTTTAACCTGCTAGCATATACATTATTGCTAAGATGGACATAAAGTTTGTCTGTCCAACAACTGCAGATTTGATTAGCTTGGGGAGAATTATATTCCCTGTTGGTTTTGTGGATTGTCTTTCTGATGTTTTCGTTTGTGCGTAGCTAACAAATATGACACTTGCCTCAAAGAAATTCAGTTCATTGATTCCTTGACACACCCAATGAAAATGGTGATGGATTCTATTAGCAATGAAGTAGTCattgtaaaaatttaaatattcattcatTGACTCTTACTTCATGGTCATTCTGCCGATCATTGAAGGTAGGTTTTTCTTGGTCGTACATAAGCCAATGGTGTTTTCTTCggcttttttttttgtgtgttacTGATTGATTGCAGCCTAATGTGCCATTGACTTGACATGAATGTAATCAACTTTTCATTCCAACTACTGTACTCAAACTCTGGTTTTAAGAATGTGTCAATTGGAATGGTATCAGTCCTCTTGATGTCAGTTTTAATTACcttattaatgaatttttagTTGACAAGTGCACAATTACAGGATGTGTCGGTGTCTGCtatgttatttttttgtattatattCTCCTATGATAATGCTATACCACGGGCTGAAGTTAAAATCGACTACCGTTGTTGTGTAGATTATATGACATCTGAGTTAATGTTCTTGACATTGTGAGTTATCTTAATCATGTCAGGTTGTGATCTTTACCATGGCACATGGATCTATGATCCTATTGGACCATTGTACACAAATAACTCATGTCCCGTGATTACTCAGATGCAGAATTGTCAGGGAAATGGGAGGCCAGATAAGGAATATGAGAATTGGAGATGGAAACCTTCCGAGTGTGACCTCCCTAGGTTTGACCCAAAAATGTTCTTGGAGTTAATGAGAGGAAAAACGCTAGCTTTTATTGGTGACTCAGTTGCAAGAAATCAAATGGAATCTATGCTGTGTATCTTGTGGCAGGTTAGAATAAATTTCTCCTTTTACTTTTGTCTACTTCTTCCCTGCTCCCTTTCCTTCCATTATTTATGTTCACTGCTGTTTAGCAATAAATAGTTCTGCATGGAGGaaacttcaatattttttttttttggctgtgtatgttgaaaaaaaaacttcatTCTTGTGGTTCCCTCTCTATTAATCACTCAAATAGTCAGTTGTGTTTTGGAGTAACTGTACACCTTGAAAACCAGCTGCTATAAAAAACTTGGGCATATAACTGCTGTGGAGAAGAATAAACGACCTCCATCAAACCCTATTTGTGCCACTTTGATTACAAATTGCATTGGCTGACATATAAGCTATTGCTAGTTTTAGAATTCTTTTATTTAAGTAATGTAAATTAATCTAGAAACAAAAGTCTCTTTATTAATGTATCTATTTACATGAGCGTCACAAACAATGCTCTACAACTTGTAAATCCGTCATTTGCACTCTTTCAGGTTGAGGTACCCAAAAACAGAGGCAACCGAAAAATGCAACGGTATTACTTTAGATCTACGTCTACCATGATTGTTCGCATATGGTCTTCATGGCTTGTGCACCAAACACCTGAACCATTTGACTTCGCCTCCGATGGCATCGTTAAGCTCCACCTTGACCTACCAGATGAGGTCTTCATGGACTATATCTCAGGTTATGATGTGGTTGTCCTCTCCTCTGGCCACTGGTTTGCCAAGCAGTCGGTGTATATTTTGAACAATGAGATTGTAGGAGGACAACTATGGTGGCCTGATAATTCCAGACAAAAGAAGATTGATAACATTGAAGCTTTTGGAATTTCAATCGAGACAATTCTTACTGCCATAGGTACTCACCCAAATTACACTGGTCTTACACTTGTTAGAACCTTTTCACCCGATCATTACGAGGGTGGAGAATGGAATACTGGAGGATCATGCACTGGGAAAGAACGGCCAATCTTAGAAggtgaattaattgaaaatcgtTTTACCGATGCAATGCACGAGAAACAGGTGACAGGTTTTTACCGTGCAATGAAGAAAAAGACAAACAAATCAAAATCGAAACTGATGGATATCACAGAAGCCTTTTCATATCGCCATGATGGGCATCCGGGTCCATATCGAAGTCCAGACCCAAATAAGATCACACAGAGAGGACCAAATGGTAGGCCTCCACCACAGGATTGCTTGCACTGGTGCATGCCAGGTCCAGTTGATACATGGAATGAACTGGTACTGGAAAATATAAGAAGAGGATTCCAGGACTCGTAGAAATAATTGTCATGAGAATTGTTCAGTTTTGTTGTTAGCCCGAAtgtattcttgttcttttgtTAGAATTAATTTTGTTCTCGCTCCATAGAATAATGTGCGAAAGAAAGAGATCACAAGTTTTATAGGCTATCGCTGATGCAAAATCTTTGTAGTTTACTCCTGTATTATAACACATTACCGTAAAAGCGCCAACAGCTCAGCTTCATTTGTTTGTCCTAATGTAATTAACAGCCATTAGCACCATCACTTTTCAACCTCTTTGTTTATTTGAAGCAGTCTCTATTGTGTGGTATAGAAGGATGTATGCTAAAATGTGGCTGATTTTGTAGCTAGACTTTTATGGCTACAGCGTATCCCTGATCGAAGTAACCATCAAAGATCCAATGCAAAGTAAAAAGCAGCAATGTTCTCGAAAGCTTATCTCAGGAACCAGGTGTATTCCTATACCAACTTCCATAACGTCTATATTATAGGATGGTGTCTCCATATAATCAATTTGCTATCTTGCTATGTCGATACATGTAATTGGTGTTGAAATTTATCTATCTCGATCTGAAGTTGTTTTGATAGGTGATGTAATACAAAAGCTATACTTGACCAGCAAGGAGGCGAAAAACAGCGGGGTGAGAGAAGGCGGAAAACACGCACCAAGACAACAGGAGCAAGCATGAACACATTGATAGACAAGCTACGGTAAGGATGAACATCTGGAAATGATGTGCTTTCAAGAAAGTCGGTTTGATTTACCTTGCATTGGATCTTTGGTGGCTGCATTGGTATTGTATGAGGGGggtcatttaatattttttgaaggGGCGGGGTTTTGCTTTATCGTGAGATCGAATCCACTCTATCACCCCTGTTGGGAGAATCTGAGGGTGTTGGCTTCATTTTCAAATAGAGTAGTATCAAAGTTTAATTGAAACCAACACCACATATTTGTTTTGAAATATTCTACTAATTAAATATGTAGTAAGatgatttttatcataaatattagAATTTAAACATACTgtgttataataaataaaaatacaaatgaattacaattcaatcgataaaatatatgaattgtatgcaaaaaaaataaattggaatatgataaaaaaaaaaaaaaaaaattgaagaaaaagacCGTCATTTTTCGAAAGGGGTCGACTTTAAGATTTAATTTACATACATTATTTATCATAGCTAAATGTGTTGGTGCAATTTtggaattatgaaaaaaatttcaacaaagtAGTTATTATCGACCGTACTTGAGATTGTGTGGTTTTATTTCATTAAGTTTGGATTATTTTAACTAGCGGATTTCGTAtgtatagtaaaaaaaataaagaatgaaatatttttaaaattttaaataaagttattaattttttaaattagaaaaagtaaaatatatataaaaaaattgctaTCATCATAATATAGTAACAACATGTAgttagtttttttctttttatgacGGGAGAATTCGCAGTCGCTACTAATTATATGTAATGAGTAACCATTCAGGTTAAAGCAAATATTTGACAAATTGCAAACCACGCTAGTCAGATAAATTACACTGGACAATTCTTATGTGACATGCTCCTCGGAAAAAATGTTGGTAAGAAGAATCGAAATCTTGATCATTTGTCAATAGCTTATCTACCGCACAACTCAGACATCTTCTTAAAAACAAAACCATGTAGTTATTTTGATAAAgatatatgatgttttaaagcAAATCCAAAATTATAGATGACTCTTGTATCATATATATTAAAAGATAATTCAATCATATCCAATATTTGGTTGTAAATTGATGGattgattatttatttcatatctCAATCAaactattaattatttatgtcatgacaataaaaaaattaatattatcattcatatatttttatttatttatattaattattaacaagata
This window of the Primulina huaijiensis isolate GDHJ02 chromosome 3, ASM1229523v2, whole genome shotgun sequence genome carries:
- the LOC140973820 gene encoding protein YLS7-like, with amino-acid sequence MTEVARPAYPRSFLSIIGLVGGLSVFLVLASTVLVQQPIGSTVRGYFYFVDRSIDVHSDSTGGSVSNSNYSDGSPEEDTDWSSSSVLTGHGNGGVSLFGYSNPVGKVGDDEGRSVPEKLTPGSLAKNNLSSSIQVESKNSKNMHPYSEVRQEEDGITNPPSSGCDLYHGTWIYDPIGPLYTNNSCPVITQMQNCQGNGRPDKEYENWRWKPSECDLPRFDPKMFLELMRGKTLAFIGDSVARNQMESMLCILWQVEVPKNRGNRKMQRYYFRSTSTMIVRIWSSWLVHQTPEPFDFASDGIVKLHLDLPDEVFMDYISGYDVVVLSSGHWFAKQSVYILNNEIVGGQLWWPDNSRQKKIDNIEAFGISIETILTAIGTHPNYTGLTLVRTFSPDHYEGGEWNTGGSCTGKERPILEGELIENRFTDAMHEKQVTGFYRAMKKKTNKSKSKLMDITEAFSYRHDGHPGPYRSPDPNKITQRGPNGRPPPQDCLHWCMPGPVDTWNELVLENIRRGFQDS